In one Candidatus Eisenbacteria bacterium genomic region, the following are encoded:
- the nuoK gene encoding NADH-quinone oxidoreductase subunit NuoK encodes MPLYWYQVLAGLLFTIGVVGVLVRRSALIIFMSIELMLNAVNLSFLAFSRQHGTMDGHIFVFFVMAVAAAEVAVGLAILVAIFRLKSTANVDDVRLLKG; translated from the coding sequence ATTCCTCTCTACTGGTACCAGGTTCTGGCCGGGCTTCTTTTCACGATCGGGGTCGTGGGGGTCCTGGTGCGCCGCAGCGCGCTCATCATCTTCATGTCGATCGAGCTGATGTTGAACGCGGTGAACCTGAGCTTCCTCGCCTTCTCGCGCCAGCACGGGACGATGGACGGGCACATCTTCGTCTTCTTCGTGATGGCGGTCGCGGCCGCGGAAGTGGCGGTGGGTCTCGCGATTCTTGTCGCGATCTTCAGGCTCAAGTCCACGGCGAACGTCGACGACGTCCGCCTCCTGAAAGGATAG
- a CDS encoding MBL fold metallo-hydrolase, with amino-acid sequence MPSLQIGPYKVTFLSGGRFRLDGGAMFGVVPKVLWNRVAPADERNRIRMRMSCLLIEGGGKRILVDAGCGTKVDAKFRDIYAIEGPEELLSDLALLKLTPDAIDTVAMTHLHFDHCGGGTTRDPDGTVRPTFPKADYLVRRQEWHDAHHPNERNRASYLPENYDPLEASGQLLLHDDDLEIAPGIWMKNLPGHTLGHQGCFFDIAGSRALYTVDLVPTVAHLPLPFIMGYDLYPMTTLETKRAILRDATREGWLFLFEHDPDLFAVRVSGTEQKVEFEKVA; translated from the coding sequence TTGCCCTCGCTCCAGATCGGTCCCTACAAGGTCACCTTCCTCTCCGGCGGCCGGTTCCGCCTCGACGGCGGCGCCATGTTCGGCGTCGTCCCGAAGGTGCTCTGGAATCGGGTCGCCCCCGCCGACGAGCGAAACCGCATCCGCATGCGGATGAGCTGCCTCCTGATCGAGGGCGGCGGGAAGCGGATCCTCGTCGACGCGGGCTGCGGCACGAAGGTGGACGCGAAGTTCCGCGACATCTACGCGATCGAGGGGCCGGAGGAGCTGCTCTCCGACCTGGCGTTGCTCAAGCTCACGCCCGACGCCATCGACACGGTGGCGATGACCCACCTCCACTTCGACCACTGCGGCGGTGGAACGACGCGCGATCCGGACGGCACCGTTCGCCCGACCTTTCCCAAGGCGGACTACCTGGTTCGAAGGCAGGAGTGGCACGACGCCCATCACCCGAACGAGCGGAACCGGGCCTCCTATCTGCCCGAGAATTACGATCCGCTCGAGGCCTCCGGGCAGCTCCTGCTTCACGACGACGACCTCGAGATCGCTCCCGGGATCTGGATGAAGAATCTCCCCGGGCACACCCTGGGACACCAGGGCTGCTTCTTCGACATCGCCGGGAGCCGCGCGCTCTACACGGTCGATCTGGTGCCGACCGTGGCGCACCTGCCGCTTCCGTTCATCATGGGCTACGACCTCTACCCGATGACCACGTTGGAGACGAAGCGCGCGATCCTGCGCGACGCGACGCGCGAGGGCTGGCTCTTCCTCTTCGAGCATGATCCCGACCTTTTCGCGGTGCGGGTTTCGGGCACGGAACAGAAGGTCGAATTCGAGAAAGTGGCTTGA
- a CDS encoding NADH-quinone oxidoreductase subunit J, with the protein MFGGIAIGCALGVVFHRNPVHCALLLVGVLLSVSGLFVMLHAPFIAALQVIVYAGAIMVLFLFVVMLLNVKSESAILTPGAAKGFGILFALLVFVELLWTVLSPAGGDSSGMPEAVLPPDFGSPAAIGRILYTVWLFPFEITSILLLVAVVGAVVLAKRKFA; encoded by the coding sequence ATGTTCGGCGGGATCGCCATCGGCTGCGCGCTGGGCGTGGTCTTCCACCGGAATCCCGTGCACTGCGCGCTCCTTCTGGTCGGAGTCCTTCTCTCGGTATCCGGACTCTTCGTCATGCTGCACGCTCCGTTCATCGCGGCGCTGCAAGTCATCGTCTACGCGGGCGCGATCATGGTGCTCTTCCTCTTCGTGGTCATGCTCCTGAACGTGAAGAGTGAGTCTGCGATCCTGACCCCGGGCGCCGCGAAGGGCTTTGGGATCCTCTTCGCTCTCCTCGTCTTCGTGGAGCTGCTCTGGACGGTCCTCTCGCCCGCGGGGGGCGATTCGTCGGGAATGCCCGAGGCCGTGCTACCGCCGGACTTCGGCTCGCCGGCCGCAATCGGCCGCATCCTCTACACGGTCTGGCTCTTCCCCTTCGAGATCACCTCGATCCTGCTCTTGGTCGCGGTGGTCGGCGCGGTCGTCCTGGCAAAGAGGAAATTCGCGTGA
- a CDS encoding NADH-quinone oxidoreductase subunit M has protein sequence MVTTVTILGVPILSFLIFFPLVGAALLLLIPSSKAQAVRWAAFAISGITFVASIPLFTLFDATKPGMQFVERAPWVPSLGVNYSLGVDGISVLLILLTTFLSAISILSSFTAITDKVKAYYATLLVLETGMIGVFAALDLVLFYVFWEAVLIPMYLIIGVWGGPRKIYAAVKFILYTVAGSLLMLVAILYLYFSYHAAYGEFTFDLMRLYETPLGRTAQLWLFAAFALAFAIKVPMFPFHTWLPDAHVEAPTAGSVILAGVLLKMGTYGFVRFAMPLFPEATQAFAPWIIALAVIGIIYGALVAMVQPDVKKLVAYSSVSHLGFVMLGLFALNPQGLQGGILQMINHGLSTGALFLAVGMIYERRHTREISEFGGLAEVLPWFAAFFLVICLSSLGLPGLNGFVGEFLILLGAFRALPVIAAISAVGVILAAVYLLWMYQRVMFGPVTNEKNRGLKDMTPREFWTLAPVIALIIWIGVFPNPFLRKLDVSVSQLMERVNAHTLASGSMEPPAAGAATAGATAADTTASSETAPGESTAATVEPAPSESAAAVEAAPESAAGSAPGAGDTP, from the coding sequence ATGGTCACGACCGTGACGATCCTGGGCGTCCCGATCCTGTCGTTCCTGATCTTCTTCCCGCTCGTGGGAGCGGCGTTGCTGCTCCTCATCCCCTCGTCCAAGGCACAGGCCGTTCGGTGGGCCGCGTTCGCGATCTCGGGGATCACGTTCGTCGCCTCGATCCCGCTCTTCACGCTCTTCGACGCGACGAAGCCGGGGATGCAGTTCGTCGAGCGCGCGCCGTGGGTGCCGAGCCTCGGGGTCAATTATTCCCTGGGCGTCGACGGGATCAGCGTCCTCTTGATCCTCCTCACGACCTTTCTCTCGGCGATCTCGATCCTCTCGTCCTTCACCGCCATCACGGACAAGGTGAAGGCCTATTACGCCACCCTGCTCGTGCTCGAGACGGGGATGATCGGCGTCTTCGCCGCGCTGGATCTCGTGCTCTTCTACGTCTTCTGGGAAGCGGTCCTGATCCCGATGTACTTGATCATCGGGGTCTGGGGCGGACCGCGGAAGATCTACGCGGCGGTCAAATTCATTCTCTACACGGTGGCGGGAAGCCTCCTCATGCTGGTGGCGATCCTCTACCTCTATTTCTCGTACCACGCGGCATACGGGGAGTTCACGTTCGACCTCATGCGACTCTACGAGACGCCGCTCGGCCGAACCGCCCAGCTCTGGCTCTTCGCCGCCTTCGCGCTCGCCTTCGCCATCAAGGTGCCGATGTTCCCGTTCCACACCTGGCTCCCGGACGCGCACGTCGAGGCGCCGACCGCCGGCAGCGTGATCCTAGCCGGGGTCCTCCTCAAGATGGGGACCTACGGCTTCGTCCGATTCGCGATGCCGCTCTTTCCGGAGGCGACCCAGGCGTTCGCCCCGTGGATCATCGCGCTCGCGGTCATCGGGATCATTTACGGCGCCCTCGTCGCGATGGTCCAGCCGGACGTCAAGAAGCTGGTCGCGTATTCGTCGGTGAGCCATCTCGGGTTCGTCATGCTCGGACTCTTCGCGCTCAACCCGCAGGGCTTGCAGGGCGGCATTCTCCAGATGATCAACCACGGGCTCTCCACGGGGGCGCTCTTCCTCGCGGTGGGGATGATCTACGAGCGGCGCCACACCCGGGAGATCTCCGAGTTCGGCGGCCTGGCGGAGGTGCTCCCCTGGTTCGCGGCGTTCTTCCTGGTGATCTGCCTGAGCAGCCTCGGGCTCCCCGGCCTCAACGGCTTCGTGGGCGAGTTCCTGATCCTGCTCGGCGCATTCAGGGCGCTCCCGGTGATCGCCGCGATCTCGGCGGTGGGGGTGATCCTGGCGGCCGTTTACCTCCTCTGGATGTACCAGCGGGTCATGTTCGGGCCGGTCACGAACGAGAAGAATCGCGGGCTCAAAGACATGACGCCGCGCGAGTTCTGGACGCTCGCCCCGGTGATCGCGCTGATCATCTGGATCGGAGTCTTCCCGAATCCGTTTCTCCGGAAGCTCGACGTCTCGGTCTCCCAGCTCATGGAGCGGGTGAACGCGCACACCCTCGCATCGGGCTCGATGGAGCCCCCCGCGGCGGGCGCGGCCACGGCCGGCGCGACGGCTGCCGATACGACCGCGTCGAGTGAGACGGCGCCGGGCGAGTCGACCGCGGCGACGGTCGAACCGGCCCCGAGCGAGTCGGCTGCGGCGGTCGAAGCGGCGCCGGAGTCCGCGGCGGGCAGCGCGCCCGGGGCGGGGGACACGCCGTGA
- a CDS encoding nitronate monooxygenase: MRTRVTEILGIRYPILQAGMIWASGYKLAVACAEAEILGTIGSAGMKPDLLRSQIQKARALTKKRIAVNIPLLRGDAAELLDVALSEGIDVIVTSAGNPVLMAPRIKTAAATWIHVVPSVKHGRKAQDAGVDIVVGEGFEAGGHNGVDEITTLALIPQLVDALQVPVCAAGGIADGRGFLAAMALGAEGVSIGTRFAATMESSSHQNYKEAIVGSPDSGTMLFAKKIAPVRAIINTFVRRVREAEARCVTREELVEVYGRHASRRGILEGDLEEGELEAGQSSGLIRDVVPAAEVVRRFVAEYEVGLETLERLK, translated from the coding sequence ATCCGGACCCGCGTCACCGAGATCCTCGGAATCCGCTACCCCATCCTTCAGGCGGGGATGATCTGGGCCTCGGGCTACAAGCTCGCGGTCGCCTGCGCCGAGGCCGAGATCCTGGGCACGATCGGGTCGGCCGGAATGAAGCCCGACCTCCTGCGGTCTCAGATCCAGAAAGCCCGCGCCCTCACGAAGAAGCGGATCGCGGTCAACATTCCATTGTTGCGGGGGGATGCGGCCGAACTGCTGGACGTGGCGTTGAGCGAAGGAATCGACGTGATCGTGACGAGCGCGGGCAATCCTGTGTTGATGGCCCCGCGAATCAAGACCGCGGCCGCCACCTGGATTCACGTCGTCCCCAGCGTGAAGCACGGGCGGAAGGCCCAAGACGCGGGGGTCGACATCGTCGTCGGCGAGGGATTCGAGGCCGGCGGCCACAACGGCGTCGACGAGATCACCACGTTGGCGCTGATCCCACAGCTCGTCGACGCGCTTCAGGTGCCTGTCTGCGCCGCCGGCGGGATCGCCGACGGGCGTGGCTTTCTGGCCGCGATGGCACTCGGCGCCGAGGGCGTGTCCATCGGCACCCGGTTCGCCGCTACGATGGAGTCATCCTCGCATCAGAATTATAAAGAGGCGATCGTCGGCTCCCCCGATAGCGGCACGATGCTCTTCGCCAAGAAGATCGCCCCCGTCAGAGCCATCATCAATACGTTCGTCCGGCGAGTGCGCGAGGCCGAAGCCCGCTGCGTCACCCGCGAGGAGCTGGTGGAGGTCTACGGCCGACATGCCTCGCGTCGCGGCATCCTGGAAGGCGACCTTGAGGAAGGCGAGTTGGAAGCCGGCCAATCGAGCGGGCTGATCCGCGACGTCGTTCCCGCCGCGGAGGTCGTGCGTCGCTTCGTGGCGGAGTACGAAGTGGGGCTAGAGACGCTTGAGCGGCTGAAGTAG
- a CDS encoding alpha/beta fold hydrolase, translating into MRLAAARTFTVARTFAVALAISAPLLPGSPSSGLAASFGAETYEPHKESAIAGTPFTRYFTTDRFRREITFYLSDAPDSVGALPLIVYIQGSGGNSNFAERGGRIVTQNGQGTLYGVCRGRARTLMVEKPGVQYLDPAAKPGEQPGTDEFCREHTLERWTEAVKAAIRAARRIHGVRQDRLLVMGHSEGGIVACRVARELGPVVTHVASLSGGGPTQLYDLIELVRRGQLMGNASGDPETRVKSFLTLWDDVLADSMSAEKLFLGHPYRRWFTFLRSSPAQELTPVNARIYVAQGLEDASVDPKSADVLFAELKAQGKDVTYDRVPGASHAYAMKDRPNENGWQKLLGRVVDWYLNDDRTSGGSR; encoded by the coding sequence GTGAGGCTTGCCGCCGCCCGCACCTTCACCGTCGCACGCACCTTTGCCGTCGCGCTCGCGATTTCCGCCCCGCTCCTTCCCGGCTCGCCGTCGAGCGGCCTCGCCGCTTCCTTCGGCGCCGAGACCTACGAGCCGCACAAGGAATCGGCCATCGCCGGCACGCCGTTCACGCGCTACTTCACCACCGACCGATTCCGCCGCGAGATCACCTTCTACCTGAGCGACGCGCCGGACTCGGTCGGCGCCCTTCCGCTGATCGTCTACATCCAGGGGAGCGGCGGGAATTCCAACTTCGCCGAGCGGGGCGGAAGGATCGTGACCCAGAATGGGCAGGGCACCCTCTACGGCGTCTGCCGCGGTCGGGCCCGGACGCTGATGGTCGAGAAGCCGGGCGTGCAGTACCTCGACCCGGCGGCAAAGCCCGGCGAGCAGCCCGGCACGGACGAGTTCTGCCGCGAGCACACGCTCGAGCGGTGGACGGAGGCGGTGAAGGCGGCGATCCGGGCCGCGCGTCGGATCCACGGCGTGCGCCAGGACCGGCTGCTCGTGATGGGACACTCCGAGGGCGGGATCGTCGCGTGCCGCGTCGCCCGGGAGCTGGGCCCGGTCGTGACGCACGTCGCCAGTCTCTCGGGCGGCGGGCCCACGCAGCTCTATGACCTGATCGAGCTCGTGCGGCGGGGCCAGCTGATGGGCAATGCCTCGGGCGATCCCGAGACACGGGTCAAGTCGTTCCTGACTCTGTGGGACGACGTCCTGGCCGACTCGATGAGCGCGGAGAAGCTCTTCCTTGGACATCCGTACCGGCGCTGGTTCACGTTCCTGCGCTCGTCACCGGCGCAGGAGCTCACGCCCGTGAACGCCCGGATCTACGTGGCGCAGGGGCTGGAGGACGCCTCCGTGGATCCCAAATCGGCCGACGTGCTGTTCGCCGAGCTGAAGGCACAGGGCAAGGACGTGACGTACGATCGCGTCCCCGGCGCGAGCCACGCCTATGCCATGAAGGACCGTCCGAACGAGAACGGATGGCAAAAACTTCTGGGACGGGTCGTCGATTGGTATCTCAACGACGATCGGACCAGCGGAGGATCGCGGTGA
- the aroC gene encoding chorismate synthase, translated as MESREDGAPPPGLARALLPDRVPGDRAGIEVERPPFGGVGQGGRLGQSGRPEKVSAVSSSFGKVLTIATFGESHGPAVGVILDGCPPGIPLDAETIQRDLDRRRPGQSAVTTQRKEPDKVEVLSGVFEGVTTGATIALVVRSVDARPQDYANLKDLFRPGHADYTYWKKYGVRDYRGSGRSSGRETVGRVAAGAVARRVLEREGARVQAYTVQVGDLVAKERDLEFAEQNAVRAPDRKAAPAMERAILEAREAGDSLGGVVEILASSVPAGLGDPVMDKLDASLAWGLMSIGAVKGFEVGEGFAAARMRGSEMNDRMERGGFASNHAGGILGGISTGEPIVTRIAVKPPSSIAIPQKTVDTAGEEREFAISGRHDPCLCPRVVPVAEAMTCLVLADALLRQRSIEHWRPKTNV; from the coding sequence ATGGAATCTAGAGAGGATGGCGCGCCGCCACCTGGCCTGGCGCGAGCACTCCTTCCGGATCGCGTCCCAGGTGATCGAGCGGGGATCGAGGTTGAGCGGCCGCCGTTCGGCGGCGTCGGCCAAGGCGGTCGCCTCGGCCAAAGCGGCCGCCCCGAAAAAGTCAGCGCGGTGAGCAGCAGCTTCGGCAAGGTTCTCACGATCGCCACGTTCGGCGAGAGCCACGGTCCTGCTGTCGGCGTGATCCTGGACGGCTGCCCACCCGGCATCCCGCTCGACGCGGAGACGATCCAGCGCGATCTCGACCGGAGGCGGCCGGGACAGAGCGCCGTCACCACGCAGCGGAAGGAGCCCGACAAGGTCGAGGTGCTCTCGGGCGTCTTCGAGGGAGTGACGACCGGGGCCACGATCGCGCTCGTCGTGCGGAGCGTCGACGCGCGCCCGCAGGACTACGCGAACCTCAAGGACCTCTTCCGCCCCGGACACGCCGACTACACCTACTGGAAGAAGTACGGGGTGCGCGACTATCGCGGCAGCGGCCGGTCCTCGGGGCGCGAGACCGTGGGACGCGTGGCGGCGGGCGCGGTCGCGCGAAGGGTGTTGGAGCGTGAGGGCGCCCGCGTTCAAGCCTATACTGTCCAGGTCGGCGATCTGGTCGCAAAGGAGCGTGATTTGGAGTTCGCGGAGCAGAACGCCGTACGCGCCCCCGACCGGAAGGCGGCGCCCGCGATGGAGCGCGCGATCTTGGAGGCGCGCGAGGCGGGCGACTCGCTGGGAGGCGTCGTCGAGATCCTCGCCTCCAGCGTTCCGGCCGGCCTCGGCGATCCGGTGATGGACAAGCTCGACGCCTCGCTGGCCTGGGGCCTCATGTCGATCGGCGCGGTCAAGGGCTTCGAGGTGGGCGAGGGTTTCGCCGCGGCGCGGATGCGCGGATCGGAGATGAACGACCGGATGGAGCGCGGCGGGTTCGCGAGCAACCACGCGGGCGGGATTCTGGGCGGAATCTCGACCGGCGAGCCGATCGTGACGCGCATCGCGGTGAAGCCGCCGTCCTCGATCGCCATTCCCCAGAAGACCGTGGACACGGCCGGCGAGGAGCGCGAGTTCGCGATCTCGGGCCGACACGATCCTTGCCTCTGCCCGCGCGTCGTTCCCGTCGCGGAGGCGATGACCTGCCTCGTCCTGGCCGACGCCCTCCTGCGCCAGCGCTCGATCGAGCACTGGCGGCCGAAGACCAACGTTTGA
- a CDS encoding NADH-quinone oxidoreductase subunit A produces the protein MMVVVATGFAVATLAASHFLGRRVNDPAKLLPYECGVTPVGTARERFHTRFYLVAMLFIVFDIETVFIYPWAVVFKQLAMFGLIEMGVFIAILLAGLVYVWGKGALEWD, from the coding sequence ATGATGGTGGTCGTGGCCACGGGCTTTGCCGTGGCGACGCTCGCCGCGTCGCACTTCCTGGGCCGTCGGGTCAACGATCCGGCGAAGCTCCTTCCCTACGAGTGCGGCGTCACGCCCGTCGGGACGGCGCGCGAGCGCTTCCATACCCGCTTCTACCTGGTCGCGATGCTCTTCATCGTGTTCGACATCGAGACCGTCTTCATCTATCCCTGGGCCGTCGTCTTCAAGCAGCTCGCCATGTTCGGGCTGATCGAGATGGGCGTGTTCATCGCGATCCTGCTCGCGGGCCTCGTCTACGTCTGGGGGAAGGGAGCGCTCGAATGGGATTGA
- the nuoL gene encoding NADH-quinone oxidoreductase subunit L: MPLDWLWLIPALPLLGAIVNGLGAGRIPRKLVSAIGTGTVGAAFAIAVGCFVSLLRLPSGEQVFVQTLFPWIDSGDLSVPIRLGLDPLSAVMMLVVTGVGFLIHVYSTGYMAHEKAYGRYFAYLNLFTFSMLMLVLADNFLLLFFGWEGVGLCSYLLIGYWYQKPAAAQAGMKAFVVNRIGDWGFLIGIFLVFVTFGTLDFGRVFAEAPERLAVGGGLATAIALFLFVGAMGKSAQIPLHVWLPDAMEGPTPVSALIHAATMVTAGVYMVARCHILYTLAPAALMVVAVIGAATALFAATIGLVQKDIKRVLAYSTVSQLGYMFLALGVGAYTSGIFHLMTHAFFKALLFLGAGSVIHALSGEQDLEKMGGLRAALPRTHATMLIATLAIAGVFPLAGFFSKDEILWYAWKSGQPLLWAAGVIGAFLTAFYMFRLYFLTFRGTSRLTEEAKHHLHESPNSMTIPLVILAVLSAVGGLVQVPLIERGQRLDAFLEPVFADVSRVVGAAHAGHAAGEAGLEIALMVISLVVALSGIFVAYRFYVVDPEAPKRLGERVKSLYLLLLNKYWIDEIYDAKIVQPIVRGSVSLWKRVDAAVIDGAVNGIGREIDRAAGLLRLAQTGYVQVYAMILTLGMVVVFGYLALR; this comes from the coding sequence GTGCCGCTCGATTGGCTCTGGCTGATTCCCGCTCTGCCTCTTCTCGGAGCGATCGTGAACGGCCTGGGCGCGGGGAGGATTCCGAGGAAGCTGGTCAGCGCGATCGGGACCGGCACGGTGGGCGCCGCCTTCGCGATCGCGGTCGGCTGCTTCGTCTCGCTGCTTCGCCTTCCGAGCGGGGAACAGGTCTTCGTCCAGACGCTCTTCCCCTGGATCGACTCGGGCGACCTCTCCGTGCCGATCCGCCTCGGCCTCGACCCGCTCTCGGCGGTCATGATGCTCGTCGTGACCGGTGTCGGGTTCCTGATCCACGTCTACTCGACCGGATACATGGCGCACGAGAAAGCCTACGGGCGCTACTTCGCCTATCTGAACCTCTTCACCTTCTCGATGCTCATGCTCGTCCTCGCCGATAACTTCCTGCTCCTCTTCTTCGGGTGGGAGGGGGTCGGTCTCTGCTCCTACCTCCTGATCGGGTACTGGTACCAGAAGCCGGCCGCGGCGCAGGCGGGGATGAAGGCGTTCGTCGTGAACCGGATCGGCGACTGGGGATTCTTGATCGGGATTTTCCTCGTCTTCGTGACGTTCGGGACGCTCGATTTCGGCCGGGTCTTCGCGGAGGCGCCCGAGCGCCTCGCGGTGGGAGGCGGGCTGGCGACAGCGATCGCCCTCTTCCTCTTCGTGGGCGCGATGGGGAAGAGCGCCCAGATTCCGCTCCACGTCTGGCTCCCGGACGCGATGGAAGGCCCGACGCCGGTCAGCGCGCTCATCCACGCCGCGACGATGGTCACCGCGGGCGTCTACATGGTGGCGCGCTGCCACATCCTCTACACGCTGGCCCCGGCGGCGCTCATGGTCGTCGCGGTCATCGGGGCGGCGACGGCGCTCTTCGCGGCGACGATCGGGCTCGTCCAGAAGGACATCAAGCGCGTCCTCGCCTACTCGACCGTAAGCCAGCTCGGATACATGTTCCTCGCTTTGGGCGTGGGCGCCTACACGTCGGGGATCTTCCACCTGATGACGCACGCCTTTTTCAAGGCGCTCCTCTTCCTTGGCGCGGGCAGCGTGATCCACGCCCTCTCCGGGGAGCAGGATCTCGAGAAGATGGGCGGCCTGAGAGCGGCCCTGCCGCGCACGCACGCGACGATGCTGATCGCGACCCTCGCGATCGCGGGCGTGTTCCCGCTCGCGGGCTTCTTCAGCAAGGACGAGATTCTCTGGTACGCGTGGAAGTCGGGCCAGCCCCTGCTCTGGGCGGCCGGCGTGATCGGCGCCTTCCTGACCGCGTTCTACATGTTCCGCCTCTACTTCCTGACGTTCCGCGGCACCTCGCGCCTGACGGAAGAAGCGAAGCACCACCTCCACGAATCCCCGAACAGCATGACGATCCCGCTCGTGATCCTGGCGGTGCTGAGCGCGGTGGGGGGGCTCGTGCAGGTACCTTTGATCGAGCGGGGACAGCGCCTCGACGCATTCCTCGAGCCGGTCTTCGCCGACGTCTCCCGCGTCGTGGGCGCTGCCCACGCGGGCCACGCGGCGGGCGAGGCGGGTCTTGAGATCGCGCTGATGGTCATCTCTTTGGTGGTCGCCCTGAGCGGAATCTTCGTCGCGTACCGGTTCTACGTGGTCGACCCCGAGGCGCCGAAGCGTTTGGGCGAGCGCGTGAAGAGCCTCTACCTGCTCCTCCTCAACAAGTACTGGATCGACGAGATCTACGACGCCAAGATCGTCCAGCCGATCGTCCGCGGCTCGGTCAGCCTGTGGAAACGGGTGGACGCCGCGGTCATCGACGGCGCGGTGAACGGGATCGGCAGGGAGATCGACCGCGCGGCTGGACTGCTTCGGTTGGCCCAGACGGGCTACGTCCAGGTTTACGCGATGATCCTCACGCTGGGGATGGTGGTCGTCTTCGGCTACCTGGCGCTCCGATGA
- the nuoE gene encoding NADH-quinone oxidoreductase subunit NuoE: MLSPQARQKIEALKTVYETNQSALIPALHVAQGEQGWLSEETQAEVATLLELTPQAVREVVSFYTMFHEKPVGKFLLQVCRNLSCSLRGGHRLQRQIEDRLGIHDGETTQDGRFTLESVECLGSCGTAPVLMVNDRYHENVTPQEMDRLLTELK; encoded by the coding sequence GTGCTCTCCCCGCAGGCTCGCCAGAAGATCGAGGCGCTCAAGACCGTGTACGAGACGAACCAGTCCGCGCTGATCCCCGCGCTCCACGTGGCGCAGGGGGAGCAGGGGTGGCTGAGCGAGGAGACCCAGGCCGAGGTGGCCACGCTCCTCGAGCTCACGCCGCAGGCGGTGCGGGAGGTCGTCTCCTTCTACACGATGTTCCACGAGAAGCCGGTCGGGAAGTTCCTCCTGCAAGTATGCCGCAACCTCTCCTGCTCTCTTCGCGGGGGACACCGGCTCCAGCGCCAGATCGAGGACCGCCTCGGCATCCACGACGGGGAAACGACGCAGGACGGCCGATTCACGCTCGAATCCGTCGAGTGTCTCGGCTCCTGCGGCACGGCACCGGTCCTCATGGTGAACGACCGCTATCATGAGAACGTCACGCCGCAGGAGATGGACCGCCTCCTCACGGAGCTGAAGTAG
- a CDS encoding ribonuclease HI family protein: protein MRYIVHTDGAARGNPGPAAIGIVVEDESRHTVYESSRTLGVHTNNEAEYLAIIAALQYLREIRAREADFYLDSELVVRQLNGRYKVKEPRLQSLHGQATMLLNAVPMHTIQHVPRKENARADALANEALDAEGLDAPPA, encoded by the coding sequence ATGCGCTATATCGTACACACCGACGGCGCCGCGCGCGGGAACCCCGGCCCGGCCGCGATCGGCATCGTGGTCGAGGACGAGTCCCGGCACACGGTCTACGAATCAAGCCGCACGCTCGGGGTCCACACGAATAACGAGGCCGAGTACCTGGCGATCATCGCGGCGCTCCAGTACCTGCGTGAGATTCGCGCGAGGGAGGCCGACTTCTACCTCGACAGCGAGCTCGTCGTGCGCCAGCTCAACGGCCGGTACAAGGTGAAGGAGCCGCGGCTCCAATCGCTCCACGGCCAGGCGACGATGCTCTTGAACGCGGTCCCCATGCACACCATCCAGCACGTTCCCCGCAAGGAGAACGCTCGCGCCGACGCGCTCGCCAACGAAGCGCTGGACGCGGAGGGCCTCGACGCCCCGCCCGCTTGA
- a CDS encoding NADH-quinone oxidoreductase subunit C, with product MGLTPDPELIDPLTPDQTKVVELFRSKLPDGVLRERSFRGQLSIWVKREAVLDALRLAKADPNLDCALLSDVTSVDLRGHQDPGEPRFEVIYNLYSLRWNRRLLLKTGVDDGQTVASATAVWLGANFMEREVYDMMGIRFEGHPNLERILTPDGWLGYPLRKDFPTRSDQFPNVES from the coding sequence ATGGGATTGACCCCCGACCCCGAGCTGATCGATCCGCTCACGCCGGATCAGACGAAAGTCGTCGAGCTGTTTCGCTCCAAGCTTCCGGACGGCGTGCTCCGCGAGCGGTCGTTCCGCGGCCAGCTTTCGATCTGGGTAAAAAGGGAAGCGGTCCTGGACGCCCTTCGCCTCGCGAAGGCCGACCCGAATCTGGATTGCGCCCTTCTCAGCGACGTGACGTCGGTCGACCTCCGCGGGCATCAAGACCCCGGGGAGCCGCGATTCGAGGTCATCTACAACCTCTACTCGCTCCGCTGGAATCGCCGCCTCCTCCTGAAGACCGGAGTCGATGACGGTCAGACGGTGGCGTCGGCCACCGCGGTCTGGCTCGGCGCCAATTTCATGGAGCGCGAGGTCTACGACATGATGGGGATCCGGTTCGAGGGGCATCCCAATCTGGAGCGCATCCTGACCCCCGACGGCTGGCTCGGCTATCCACTCCGGAAGGATTTCCCGACCCGCTCCGATCAATTCCCGAACGTGGAGAGCTGA